In Rhodobacter sp. 24-YEA-8, the following are encoded in one genomic region:
- a CDS encoding polysaccharide deacetylase → MAKKIYCAFGTDIDSVAGWIGSYGGGDSPSDIQRGIFATEVGIPRLLRLFKKYDLQTSFFIPGHSLETFPKEMRMIVDAGHEVGAHGYLHENPIAMTPQQEEDVLVKSIELIDKLTGRPPRGYVAPWWEMSNSTAALLQKYNFSYDHSQGYRDFQPFYARVGDEWNVIDYTKQAKDWMHPLKHGREIDLVDIAANWYVDDLPPMMFMKKSPNSHGFVNPRDIEELWRDQFDWVYREMDYAVFAFTIHPDVAGRPQVLLMLERLIEYINGHDGVEWATFEQITDDFRKRYPFESGKRPEVI, encoded by the coding sequence ATGGCCAAGAAAATCTACTGCGCCTTCGGCACCGATATTGATTCGGTCGCTGGCTGGATCGGGTCTTATGGCGGCGGCGACAGCCCGTCAGATATCCAGCGCGGCATCTTCGCGACAGAGGTCGGCATCCCCCGGCTGCTGCGTCTGTTCAAAAAATACGATCTCCAGACCAGTTTTTTTATCCCCGGCCACTCGCTGGAAACCTTTCCGAAAGAAATGCGGATGATCGTGGATGCAGGCCATGAGGTCGGCGCCCATGGCTACCTGCATGAAAACCCGATCGCGATGACGCCACAACAGGAGGAGGATGTTCTCGTCAAATCCATCGAACTGATCGACAAGCTGACAGGCCGCCCGCCGCGCGGCTATGTGGCGCCCTGGTGGGAAATGTCGAACTCAACGGCAGCTTTGTTGCAGAAATACAATTTCAGCTATGATCACAGCCAGGGCTATCGGGATTTTCAGCCCTTCTATGCGCGTGTCGGCGATGAATGGAATGTCATCGATTATACGAAACAGGCCAAAGACTGGATGCATCCGCTGAAACACGGGCGCGAGATCGATCTCGTCGATATCGCAGCCAACTGGTATGTCGACGATCTTCCGCCGATGATGTTCATGAAGAAGTCGCCCAACAGCCACGGCTTCGTCAATCCGCGCGATATCGAAGAGCTGTGGCGCGACCAGTTCGACTGGGTCTACCGCGAAATGGATTATGCGGTCTTTGCCTTCACCATCCACCCGGATGTGGCCGGGCGCCCGCAGGTTCTGCTGATGCTGGAACGGCTTATCGAATACATTAATGGCCATGATGGCGTCGAATGGGCGACGTTTGAACAGATCACCGATGACTTCCGCAAACGCTATCCGTTTGAAAGCGGTAAGCGGCCAGAGGTGATCTGA
- a CDS encoding GTP-binding protein translates to MTEASIQGQNAKGDGLLPLTILGGFLGAGKSSWLRHQLHQGLLRDQHIIVNEAAGTPVDNLLLGKATRLTVLAGGCACCEGLTTLIATLRDICDQASGQDAGKTTGILLETSGLADPGVIASAIAADPILARRLRLSEIIVLADAQHGTSQLMEEPLARAQAETADRIIMTKTASAPPDQTARLLATLRLLNPGARIEAAELGIPRDLPEPGQPYALPAARADTPDAPIRPFRLTIGGASRDDDVLGWVALSTWLSALLFARGKDVIRVKGVVRTPAGRLLLQSVRHVMQPPEILPEIMPETFAGPQPEEGVIVLIGRNFDAGLIAQSWARFGG, encoded by the coding sequence ATGACTGAGGCTTCCATCCAGGGGCAGAACGCCAAAGGCGATGGCCTTTTGCCACTGACCATCCTTGGCGGTTTTCTCGGGGCCGGGAAAAGCAGCTGGCTGCGCCATCAGCTGCATCAGGGATTGCTCCGCGATCAGCATATTATCGTCAACGAGGCTGCGGGAACGCCGGTAGACAATCTGCTCCTGGGCAAGGCTACGCGACTTACGGTCCTCGCCGGGGGCTGCGCCTGTTGCGAAGGCCTGACGACACTGATTGCGACGCTGCGCGACATCTGCGATCAGGCCAGCGGTCAGGACGCAGGAAAAACGACCGGCATCCTGCTCGAGACCAGTGGCCTCGCCGATCCGGGCGTCATCGCGAGTGCCATTGCCGCAGACCCCATCCTCGCCCGCCGGCTCCGGCTGTCAGAAATAATCGTGCTCGCCGATGCGCAGCACGGGACTTCGCAGCTTATGGAAGAGCCGCTGGCGCGTGCCCAGGCTGAGACAGCCGACCGCATTATAATGACCAAAACCGCATCGGCCCCGCCGGATCAGACCGCCCGCCTGCTGGCGACGCTGCGACTGCTGAACCCCGGTGCCCGGATCGAAGCTGCAGAGCTCGGGATCCCCCGTGATCTGCCCGAGCCGGGTCAGCCCTATGCGCTGCCAGCCGCCAGGGCTGACACACCGGACGCACCGATCCGGCCTTTCCGGCTGACGATCGGAGGAGCCTCGCGCGATGATGATGTCCTCGGCTGGGTGGCGCTTTCGACCTGGCTTTCCGCGCTCCTCTTCGCGCGGGGCAAAGATGTCATCCGCGTCAAGGGTGTGGTGCGGACGCCGGCGGGGCGGCTCCTGCTGCAATCCGTGCGCCATGTGATGCAGCCGCCCGAGATCCTGCCAGAGATCATGCCCGAGACCTTCGCCGGGCCGCAGCCCGAGGAAGGTGTCATCGTGCTGATAGGGCGCAATTTTGATGCCGGTCTTATCGCGCAGTCATGGGCCCGCTTTGGCGGCTGA
- a CDS encoding lipoprotein-releasing ABC transporter permease subunit: protein MAEKTAPFAAFEWLIAWRYLRARRAEGGVSVMTWISLIGITLAVAALIVTLAVRAGFREEFVDTILGANAHVTLWSSERTDEAGVKIRGFADYEALAARVAEVPGVERAAPLIRGQVMVSDGERSVGADLYGISPEELAKIPRIGVGSDSIGDIDQFPEGIALGSVLARDLGVVVGDRVRVITLNGPKTAMGVSPRTKAYEVVYIFTAGRYDIDKVRMYMPFTEAQSFLNREGFADEIEIIVQDPEKVDDYVLPILNAAGPEANPWTWRDSAGSFLRALDIEDNVMFLILSILVLIASLNIVSGLIMLVKNKGRDIGILRTMGLSQGSILRVFFICGAVTGVIGTLAGLALGCLVALNVDQVMAGIAWINGSPVWDASVRGIYSLPAKLQADDVISAVALALGLSFSVTVLPARRAARMDPVEALRNE from the coding sequence ATGGCTGAAAAGACCGCACCTTTCGCCGCTTTTGAGTGGCTGATCGCCTGGCGCTATCTGCGCGCGCGCCGTGCCGAGGGCGGGGTCTCGGTGATGACCTGGATCTCGCTGATCGGTATCACGCTTGCGGTTGCGGCGCTGATCGTGACCCTCGCCGTTCGTGCGGGGTTCCGTGAGGAATTCGTCGATACGATCCTTGGCGCCAATGCGCATGTGACGCTCTGGTCTTCAGAGCGGACCGATGAGGCCGGCGTGAAGATCCGGGGGTTTGCGGATTATGAGGCGCTCGCCGCCCGCGTGGCCGAAGTGCCAGGGGTGGAGCGTGCGGCGCCGCTGATCCGGGGTCAGGTGATGGTCTCGGATGGAGAGCGCAGCGTCGGCGCCGATCTTTACGGCATCTCGCCCGAGGAGCTGGCAAAGATCCCCCGGATCGGGGTCGGCTCCGACTCCATTGGCGATATTGACCAGTTTCCCGAAGGTATCGCGCTTGGCTCGGTGCTGGCGCGCGATCTGGGCGTGGTCGTCGGCGACCGGGTGCGGGTGATCACGCTGAACGGCCCGAAAACGGCGATGGGGGTCAGCCCGCGCACCAAGGCCTATGAGGTCGTCTATATCTTCACCGCCGGGCGCTACGATATCGACAAGGTGCGGATGTATATGCCCTTTACCGAGGCGCAGAGCTTTCTGAACCGCGAGGGCTTTGCCGATGAGATCGAGATCATCGTGCAGGATCCGGAAAAGGTTGACGACTATGTGCTGCCGATCCTGAATGCTGCGGGGCCGGAGGCCAACCCCTGGACCTGGCGCGATTCAGCCGGGTCCTTCCTCAGGGCGCTGGATATCGAAGACAATGTGATGTTCCTGATCCTGTCGATCCTGGTGCTGATTGCCTCTCTGAACATCGTATCGGGGCTGATCATGCTGGTGAAAAACAAGGGGCGCGATATCGGCATCCTGCGCACCATGGGGCTGAGCCAGGGCTCTATCCTGCGGGTGTTTTTCATCTGCGGCGCGGTGACCGGCGTGATCGGCACCCTCGCAGGCCTGGCGCTTGGCTGCCTTGTGGCGCTGAATGTCGACCAGGTCATGGCGGGGATCGCCTGGATCAATGGCAGCCCGGTCTGGGATGCCTCGGTCCGGGGTATTTATTCGCTGCCCGCGAAGTTACAGGCAGATGACGTGATTTCGGCGGTGGCGCTTGCCCTGGGCCTGTCGTTCAGCGTGACTGTTCTTCCGGCGCGTCGCGCCGCCCGCATGGACCCGGTGGAGGCATTGCGCAATGAGTGA
- a CDS encoding ABC transporter ATP-binding protein → MSEALVLEGITKGYNKGKPSEVQVLRGVDLSIAKGEVVALVAPSGAGKSTLLHIAGLLDTPDQGRVVMGGREMGGLSDRLRTEARRGDVGFIYQFHHLLPEFTALENVVIPQLANGVSKSEASARALNLLEKVGLSARADHRPAALSGGEQQRVAFCRALANGPGLLLADEPTGNLDPGTSDQVFGALMDLVRSTGMGALIATHNLELAARMDRVVRLNQGRMG, encoded by the coding sequence ATGAGTGAGGCATTGGTTCTCGAGGGGATCACCAAGGGATATAACAAGGGGAAACCCTCGGAAGTCCAGGTGTTGCGCGGCGTCGATCTGTCGATTGCGAAAGGCGAGGTCGTGGCGCTGGTCGCACCTTCGGGGGCGGGGAAATCGACGCTTTTGCATATTGCGGGCCTGCTTGATACGCCGGATCAGGGCCGGGTCGTGATGGGCGGGCGCGAGATGGGCGGCCTGTCTGACAGGCTCCGGACCGAGGCGCGGCGCGGCGATGTCGGCTTCATCTACCAGTTCCACCATCTGCTGCCCGAATTCACCGCGCTGGAAAATGTTGTGATCCCGCAGCTGGCGAATGGCGTGTCGAAATCGGAGGCATCCGCGCGGGCGCTCAATCTGCTTGAGAAGGTCGGCCTGTCAGCGAGAGCGGATCACCGCCCTGCAGCGCTTTCGGGGGGCGAGCAGCAGCGGGTCGCCTTTTGCCGCGCGCTGGCCAATGGGCCGGGGCTTTTGCTGGCCGACGAGCCGACCGGCAACCTTGACCCCGGAACCTCGGATCAGGTCTTCGGCGCGTTGATGGATCTGGTGCGCTCGACCGGGATGGGGGCGCTGATCGCGACGCATAACCTTGAGCTGGCCGCGCGTATGGACCGTGTGGTGCGTCTGAACCAGGGCAGGATGGGCTGA
- a CDS encoding ABC transporter permease: protein MSQATQKRGLGFYLLAAFFALFVIFLYGPMLVIFILSFQGPTGGLTFPLRGVSTHWFNDLWTSTRYGDLGGAFRRSMVLGAMSLAITAIVCLFAGLAFRKRFIGAGPLFYLAITSLVVPGILLGLGISQLFQLLGFRLNWWLSGLGAHLSWTLPFGLLIMFAVLNRFDGSWEEAARDAGATPWQTLRYVTVPILFPGLIAVALFGFTLSYDEMPRSLLTVGGRNTLPIEISNMTTNVTTPALYAIGTVTSVLSFAVIALAFAGIALIQKRRARAK from the coding sequence ATGTCACAGGCAACCCAAAAACGCGGGCTCGGATTTTACCTGCTGGCGGCGTTTTTCGCGCTTTTCGTAATCTTTCTTTACGGCCCGATGCTGGTGATCTTCATCCTCAGCTTCCAAGGGCCAACGGGCGGGCTGACCTTCCCGTTGCGCGGCGTCTCGACCCATTGGTTCAACGACCTCTGGACCTCAACGCGCTATGGCGATCTTGGCGGCGCCTTCCGGCGGTCGATGGTTCTGGGCGCGATGTCTCTGGCCATTACCGCAATCGTCTGCCTTTTCGCCGGGCTCGCCTTTCGCAAGCGCTTCATCGGTGCAGGGCCGCTGTTTTACCTGGCGATCACCAGCCTCGTGGTGCCGGGGATCCTGCTCGGCCTCGGGATTTCGCAACTGTTCCAGCTGCTTGGCTTTAGGTTGAACTGGTGGCTTTCGGGCCTAGGCGCGCATCTGAGCTGGACGCTGCCTTTTGGCCTTTTGATCATGTTCGCGGTTCTGAACCGGTTTGACGGCTCCTGGGAAGAGGCCGCCCGCGATGCCGGCGCTACCCCCTGGCAGACGCTGCGCTATGTGACCGTGCCGATCCTGTTCCCCGGTCTGATCGCCGTGGCACTGTTCGGCTTTACCCTGTCTTACGATGAAATGCCGCGCTCACTGTTGACGGTAGGCGGCAGGAATACCCTGCCCATCGAGATCTCAAATATGACGACGAATGTGACCACACCCGCGCTTTACGCGATCGGCACCGTGACTTCGGTGCTCAGCTTCGCCGTCATCGCACTGGCCTTCGCCGGCATCGCCCTAATCCAGAAACGCCGTGCCCGCGCGAAGTGA
- a CDS encoding glycosyltransferase, translating into MTEDSPDLPALPLISQRYLLSVLIPFYRDPQGEVWLGRLWAHDLRAHLDYIADLAVLAPEVRITAPGPDMVRVAVPPGRRLRFCPFGRAEGRALRAVFALPGMALAAWRAVGAAEIVHSGVAGWPLPSGLVLNPVAVIRRRPLVMVIESAFWRLPDPARAGRKARLRARLTESFARWSMRRARLGVYTSEAYRESLPVGPQGRALVLPASWISEEMILSEAEMQAAWAAKSDVPRFLMASRLVAEKGIGLFLAALEQLEMRGIALAVDVIGEGPMRADLGAFAAQARHVRLGLLDPVEYGAPFMALLRGYHAVVVPTTGDEQPRILFDAFSQGVPVVATATTGNREVVQDGVNGRLCVPGQAGALVGALADLAQDAAALAGMAPAALQTARAYTHATMHRRRAGALADLFGADTTVTADHERLS; encoded by the coding sequence ATGACCGAAGATTCCCCCGATCTGCCGGCGCTGCCGCTGATCTCGCAGCGCTATCTGCTCTCGGTCCTGATCCCGTTCTACCGCGACCCGCAGGGGGAGGTCTGGCTCGGCCGTCTCTGGGCGCATGATCTGCGCGCGCATCTTGATTATATTGCCGATCTGGCCGTGCTGGCGCCGGAGGTGCGGATCACCGCGCCGGGGCCGGATATGGTACGGGTGGCGGTGCCACCGGGACGCCGGTTGCGGTTTTGCCCTTTCGGGCGGGCAGAAGGGCGCGCGCTGCGTGCGGTTTTCGCCCTGCCAGGCATGGCGCTGGCGGCCTGGCGCGCGGTGGGCGCGGCAGAGATCGTGCATTCCGGTGTAGCGGGATGGCCTCTGCCGTCTGGTCTGGTGCTTAACCCGGTTGCGGTGATCCGCCGGCGCCCGCTTGTGATGGTGATCGAAAGCGCCTTCTGGCGGCTGCCGGACCCGGCCCGCGCGGGGCGCAAGGCGCGGCTGCGCGCCCGTCTGACGGAAAGCTTCGCGCGATGGTCGATGCGCCGCGCCCGGCTTGGGGTCTATACCAGTGAAGCATATCGCGAGAGCCTGCCCGTTGGCCCGCAGGGCAGGGCACTGGTGCTGCCGGCAAGCTGGATCTCGGAGGAGATGATCCTGAGCGAAGCTGAGATGCAGGCCGCCTGGGCCGCAAAAAGCGATGTCCCGCGCTTTCTGATGGCCTCGCGGCTGGTGGCGGAAAAGGGGATCGGGCTGTTTCTGGCGGCGCTGGAGCAGCTGGAAATGCGGGGCATTGCCCTGGCGGTTGACGTGATCGGCGAAGGGCCGATGCGCGCGGATCTTGGGGCTTTTGCGGCGCAGGCGCGGCATGTCCGGCTCGGGCTGCTGGATCCGGTGGAGTATGGCGCGCCCTTTATGGCGCTGTTGCGCGGCTATCATGCAGTGGTGGTGCCGACGACCGGCGATGAACAGCCGCGCATCCTGTTTGACGCATTTTCGCAAGGCGTGCCGGTGGTGGCGACAGCGACGACCGGCAATCGTGAGGTGGTGCAGGACGGCGTGAATGGCCGCCTTTGTGTACCCGGTCAGGCCGGAGCGCTGGTCGGGGCTCTGGCTGATCTTGCGCAGGATGCTGCGGCGCTGGCCGGTATGGCACCAGCCGCGCTGCAGACGGCGCGGGCCTATACCCATGCCACGATGCACAGAAGACGGGCCGGGGCGCTGGCGGATCTGTTTGGCGCTGACACGACTGTAACAGCCGATCACGAGAGGCTTTCTTGA
- the proS gene encoding proline--tRNA ligase codes for MRLSRYFLPVLKEDPKEAQIVSHRYMLRAGMIKQQAAGIYSWLPLGLRVLNRIAQIVNEEQVRAGHIPVLMPTMQPADLWRESGRYDAYGAEMLRIKDRHERDMLYGPTNEEMITDIFRAHVNSYKDLPLTLYQIQWKFRDEVRPRFGVMRGREFYMKDGYNFDVDKDSALHAYKRHMVSYLRTYERMGLTAIPMRADSGPIGGDNTHEFLVLANTGESEVFYDDRVTGLKLGNREVDYDNREEVDGVCKEFTTLYARTDETHDAGLFDQIPEEHRKVGRGIEVGQIFYFGTKYSEAMGATVVTKDGTKVPVEMGSHGIGVSRLLGAIIEASHDDKGIIWPEGVTPFPVGIVNLKQGDAAADAACASLEKALLAKGLEPLYDDRDDRAGAKFATMDMIGLPWRITVGPRGLANGVVELTSRRTGESEELTPEAAVARIEEIYAPHR; via the coding sequence ATGCGTCTGTCGCGCTACTTTCTGCCCGTTCTGAAAGAAGATCCCAAAGAGGCCCAGATCGTCTCGCACCGCTATATGCTGCGCGCGGGCATGATCAAGCAGCAGGCCGCCGGCATCTATTCCTGGCTGCCGCTGGGGTTGCGCGTTCTGAACCGCATCGCGCAGATCGTGAATGAGGAACAGGTGCGCGCAGGGCATATTCCGGTGCTGATGCCGACGATGCAGCCCGCCGATCTCTGGCGCGAAAGCGGTCGCTATGACGCTTATGGCGCCGAGATGCTGCGCATCAAAGACCGCCATGAGCGCGATATGCTCTATGGGCCCACCAATGAAGAGATGATCACCGATATCTTCCGCGCCCATGTGAACAGCTACAAAGACCTGCCGCTGACGCTGTACCAGATCCAGTGGAAGTTCCGCGACGAGGTCCGCCCGCGTTTCGGCGTCATGCGCGGCCGCGAATTCTATATGAAAGACGGCTATAATTTCGACGTCGACAAGGACTCGGCGCTGCATGCCTATAAACGCCATATGGTCAGCTATCTGCGCACCTATGAACGTATGGGCCTGACCGCGATCCCGATGCGCGCCGATTCTGGCCCGATCGGCGGCGACAATACGCATGAATTCCTCGTGCTGGCGAATACCGGCGAGAGCGAAGTCTTTTATGATGACCGCGTGACCGGGCTGAAACTCGGGAACCGCGAGGTCGATTACGACAATCGCGAAGAGGTCGATGGCGTCTGCAAAGAGTTCACCACGCTTTACGCCCGCACCGATGAGACCCATGATGCGGGGCTTTTCGACCAGATCCCGGAAGAGCACCGCAAGGTCGGGCGCGGTATCGAGGTTGGCCAGATCTTCTATTTCGGCACCAAATATTCCGAAGCGATGGGCGCGACCGTCGTGACCAAGGACGGGACGAAAGTGCCGGTCGAAATGGGCTCGCACGGGATCGGCGTTTCGCGTCTTCTGGGCGCGATCATCGAGGCCAGCCATGATGACAAAGGCATCATCTGGCCCGAAGGCGTGACGCCTTTCCCGGTCGGGATCGTGAATCTCAAGCAAGGCGATGCGGCGGCGGATGCAGCCTGCGCCAGCCTTGAAAAGGCGCTGCTCGCGAAGGGGCTGGAGCCGCTTTACGACGATCGTGACGATCGGGCGGGTGCAAAATTCGCCACGATGGATATGATCGGTCTGCCCTGGCGGATCACCGTCGGCCCGCGCGGTCTGGCGAATGGCGTGGTCGAACTCACCTCGCGCCGCACGGGCGAGAGCGAAGAGCTGACGCCGGAGGCCGCCGTCGCCCGAATCGAAGAAATCTACGCCCCCCATCGCTGA
- a CDS encoding ABC transporter permease, whose product MSRSSGRSSPLTPYLQVAPLALIMLAMVGIPLITVLLLSFWQTDGITIYPEFTWDNYAQVLTSPVTLTLFLNTLKYAALTLIATMLIGFTCSYFLVFHVRNLKWQIGLFLLCTIPFWTSNVIRMVSWIPFLGREGVFNQALISAGVIDQPLDILLYSDFAVVLTYIHLFTLFMIVPIFNSMAKINPNLIEAARDAGASGWQILWTVIVPLSRTGIALGSIFVVTLVMGDFFVVRVMSGGQSASVVSAMKNQIDQLFYPEAAAMAVLLIVVVLLMVSAILRIVDIRSELAK is encoded by the coding sequence ATGTCGCGTTCTTCCGGGCGGTCTTCGCCGCTGACGCCCTATCTCCAGGTCGCGCCGCTGGCGCTGATCATGCTGGCGATGGTGGGCATTCCGCTGATCACCGTGTTGCTTTTAAGCTTCTGGCAAACCGATGGCATCACGATCTACCCGGAATTCACCTGGGACAACTACGCGCAGGTGCTGACCTCGCCGGTCACGCTGACACTGTTTCTGAACACGCTGAAATACGCCGCGCTGACCCTGATCGCGACCATGCTGATCGGCTTCACCTGTTCGTATTTTCTGGTGTTCCATGTGCGGAACCTGAAATGGCAGATCGGGCTGTTTTTGCTCTGCACCATTCCGTTCTGGACATCGAACGTCATCCGCATGGTGTCCTGGATCCCGTTTCTGGGCCGCGAGGGCGTCTTCAACCAGGCGCTGATATCAGCCGGGGTGATCGATCAACCGCTTGATATCCTGCTTTATTCCGACTTCGCGGTGGTCCTGACCTATATCCATCTCTTCACCCTTTTCATGATCGTGCCGATCTTCAACTCGATGGCCAAGATCAACCCGAACCTGATCGAAGCCGCCCGCGATGCCGGCGCCTCGGGCTGGCAGATCCTCTGGACGGTGATCGTGCCGCTGTCTCGCACCGGGATCGCACTTGGCTCGATCTTTGTCGTCACGCTGGTGATGGGCGATTTCTTCGTCGTCCGTGTCATGAGCGGCGGGCAAAGCGCATCGGTCGTCTCGGCGATGAAGAACCAGATCGACCAGTTGTTCTACCCGGAAGCTGCCGCGATGGCGGTTCTGCTGATCGTGGTCGTGTTGCTGATGGTCTCGGCGATCCTGAGGATCGTCGATATCCGCTCTGAACTGGCGAAGTGA
- a CDS encoding lysylphosphatidylglycerol synthase domain-containing protein — translation MAGTTSGGAKWKKFIWPVIGLLAIGISFWFLTHELKDMSWEALWAGFGAINSWHWLLIVLCTLACYINLAFYDVIALQHLRKKVSFPFVVGCALTTYSLAHTIGASAFSGAVIRYRAYTTRGLSGPEVGVLVTFCSLTFSLAVMIVLGFAFLLTPGLGERVSTHISPHVVQWAALVTLAIVVAYLASSALGLPDLKIRNFRISYPRFSIALKQVTIAPVELLFAAGILYFALPEANNPGYMVVMGVFVVGFSLALLSHAPGGIGVFELAVITGLPEFPPETVLAALLVFRLFYLMLPLVLGLVLVALFESGQLKAKRALEKAGGSAAKAGP, via the coding sequence GTGGCAGGTACGACGTCAGGCGGCGCGAAGTGGAAGAAATTCATCTGGCCGGTGATCGGCCTGTTGGCAATCGGGATTTCCTTCTGGTTTCTGACGCATGAGCTGAAAGATATGTCCTGGGAGGCGCTCTGGGCCGGCTTCGGGGCAATCAATTCCTGGCACTGGCTGCTGATCGTGCTCTGCACGCTCGCCTGCTATATCAATCTTGCCTTTTATGACGTGATCGCGCTGCAGCATCTGCGCAAAAAGGTGAGCTTTCCCTTTGTTGTCGGCTGTGCCCTGACCACCTATTCGCTTGCCCATACCATTGGTGCCTCTGCCTTTTCCGGCGCCGTGATCCGCTACCGCGCCTATACGACCAGGGGGCTTTCGGGGCCCGAAGTAGGGGTGCTGGTCACTTTCTGCTCGCTGACCTTCAGCCTTGCCGTGATGATCGTTCTGGGTTTTGCCTTTCTCCTGACGCCGGGTCTGGGCGAGCGCGTATCCACCCATATCTCGCCGCATGTGGTGCAATGGGCGGCGCTGGTTACGCTGGCAATTGTGGTGGCCTATCTGGCCTCTTCGGCGCTTGGTCTGCCGGATCTGAAGATCCGTAATTTCCGCATTTCTTACCCGCGGTTTTCCATCGCGCTGAAGCAGGTGACGATTGCACCGGTGGAGCTGCTTTTTGCCGCCGGCATCCTCTATTTCGCGCTGCCTGAGGCGAATAACCCTGGATATATGGTGGTCATGGGGGTGTTCGTGGTCGGCTTCTCACTGGCGCTGCTGTCGCATGCGCCAGGTGGGATCGGGGTGTTCGAGCTGGCGGTGATCACCGGCCTGCCGGAATTTCCACCCGAGACGGTGCTGGCGGCGCTGTTGGTGTTCCGGCTTTTCTATCTGATGTTGCCGCTGGTTCTGGGCCTCGTGCTGGTCGCGCTGTTCGAATCCGGTCAGCTGAAAGCGAAACGCGCCCTGGAAAAAGCCGGCGGGTCAGCCGCCAAAGCGGGCCCATGA
- a CDS encoding ABC transporter ATP-binding protein, with protein sequence MSDVSRIDIKGVTKLYGSVKAVNNVDLVIEGGSYCCMIGPSGCGKTTLLRMIAGHETPSSGNISIGGQDVTHAKTGSRGTALMFQNYALFPHLSLTDNVAFSLRVKGEATEARRLKAREMLDRVQLGHLADRLPSELSGGQQQRVALARALITNPKVLLLDEPLSALDEFLRLRMRVELKRLQNELGITFIHVTHTQPEAIALADQVVVMDHGLIEQAASPRDIYNRPHSPYVARFMGGQNVLAGKVESTSGDSASVITADGHRYDLPSAPGVTPGAEIRFSVRRDRIHLSPDTPARNGLTGKVINTEYQGTFVKVALDTGSREEFIIYLPDEAWFARPITVGETIHASWEPTASHHLKGTNNSAGAPLED encoded by the coding sequence ATGTCTGATGTAAGCCGTATTGATATCAAGGGCGTAACCAAGCTTTACGGGTCGGTGAAGGCGGTCAACAACGTCGATCTGGTGATCGAGGGCGGGTCTTACTGCTGCATGATCGGCCCCTCTGGCTGTGGCAAGACCACACTTTTGCGGATGATTGCCGGGCACGAGACCCCCTCCTCCGGCAATATTTCTATCGGCGGGCAGGACGTCACCCATGCGAAAACCGGCAGCCGCGGCACGGCGCTGATGTTCCAGAATTACGCCCTCTTCCCGCATCTTTCGCTGACCGACAACGTCGCCTTCTCGCTGCGCGTGAAAGGCGAGGCAACCGAAGCCCGTCGCCTCAAGGCGCGTGAGATGCTGGACCGCGTACAACTGGGCCACCTCGCGGACCGCCTGCCCTCGGAACTGTCTGGCGGACAGCAACAGCGGGTGGCACTGGCGCGCGCCCTGATCACCAATCCAAAGGTCCTCCTGCTGGATGAGCCGCTGTCTGCACTTGACGAATTCCTGCGCCTGCGGATGCGGGTTGAACTGAAGCGCCTGCAAAACGAGCTTGGGATCACCTTCATCCATGTCACCCATACCCAGCCAGAAGCCATCGCGCTGGCCGATCAGGTCGTCGTCATGGATCACGGGCTGATCGAACAGGCCGCCTCACCGCGCGACATCTATAACCGCCCGCACAGCCCCTATGTGGCCCGGTTTATGGGCGGCCAGAATGTGCTGGCAGGCAAGGTCGAAAGCACCTCAGGCGATTCGGCAAGCGTCATCACCGCGGATGGGCACCGCTATGACCTGCCCTCCGCGCCCGGAGTGACCCCGGGCGCAGAAATTCGTTTCTCAGTCCGCCGCGACCGTATTCACCTCTCGCCCGATACCCCCGCAAGAAACGGGCTTACCGGCAAGGTCATCAACACCGAATACCAGGGCACTTTCGTCAAAGTCGCCCTCGATACGGGATCGCGCGAAGAATTCATCATCTACCTGCCCGATGAAGCCTGGTTCGCACGGCCCATCACGGTCGGCGAGACCATCCATGCCAGTTGGGAGCCCACCGCAAGCCACCATCTGAAAGGCACGAACAATTCCGCCGGAGCGCCTCTGGAAGACTGA